A genomic segment from Nicotiana sylvestris chromosome 1, ASM39365v2, whole genome shotgun sequence encodes:
- the LOC104239011 gene encoding cellulose synthase-like protein G3 — protein sequence MAMASPCLNTCTVQQPRATLSRIHILLHFSAILGLLYYRIKHLLQKDVSIISWSLITIAELIFTFIWLITQSFRWRPVARSVEPENLPADKELPSVDVFICTADPIKEPVVEVINTVLSAMSLDYPPEKLAVYLSDDGGAAVTLYAIKEACAFARVWVPFCRKYGIKTICPEAFFSSFGDDERLNMRGNEFKNEEETIKAAYEVLKKNVEKSSSVEGSVTMDRPPYVEVIHDNMKNERFEDKQSKLPLLVYMSRERRPSRPHRFKAGALNALLRVSGVMSNAPYMLVLDCDMYCNDPSSAKQAMCFHLDQNISPTLSYVQFPQTFYNVSKNDIYDAQSRSAYKNKYQGMDGVGGTVCAGTGYYLKKEALYDSPNNQNMTPLFLKAQSEYKWESLMFQSEELLQEAEEKFGASRKFINSINSFNDQRKGREILSNEIIDEAKTLASCTFEENTSWGEEIGYSYNSLLESSYTGYLLHSKGWKSVYLYPKRPCFLGCSTIDMKDALVQLMKWASGLVQVGLSKYSPLTYGMSRMPLVQSMCYAYFMFSHFLSIPCFLYGIVPPLCFLTGTSVFPKMTSPWFALFTTIFLSSLAEHLYEVLSSGGNLRTWWNEQRIWIIKTVTACLFGCLDVLMKWLGVAKANFRLTNKAIDEEKLRKYEKGKFDFQGAKLFMVPLTFLVMFNLVCFTFGMKRMVSEGNFEEMFGQGFLSFYVLVLSYPILEGLVSKKAK from the exons atggcCATGGCTTCCCCTTGTCTCAATACATGCACAGTACAGCAACCTCGAGCAACACTTAGTAGAATCCACATATTATTACACTTTTCAGCCATATTAGGGTTACTTTACTATAGAATAAAACACTTACTCCAAAAAGACGTATCAATTATATCATGGAGTCTTATCACAATTGCTGAACTTATTTTCACTTTCATATGGTTAATTACACAATCTTTCCGTTGGCGTCCGGTTGCTCGGTCCGTCGAGCCGGAAAATCTTCCGGCCGATAAAGAGTTACCTAGTGTTGACGTGTTTATATGTACAGCTGATCCTATTAAAGAACCAGTTGTTGAGGTTATCAACACTGTTTTATCAGCTATGTCACTTGATTATCCGCCGGAGAAACTCGCCGTTTATCTTTCCGATGACGGTGGCGCCGCCGTGACGTTGTATGCTATTAAGGAAGCATGTGCTTTTGCTAGGGTTTGGGTGCCTTTTTGTAGGAAGTATGGTATAAAGACTATATGTCCGGAGgcgtttttctcttcttttggtGATGATGAACGTTTGAACATGCGTGGAAATGAATTCAAGAATGAAGAGGAAACTATCAAG GCGGCATACGAAGTATTGAAGAAAAATGTAGAGAAATCCAGTAGTGTTGAAGGGTCCGTCACAATGGATCGACCTCCATATGTGGAG GTGATACATGACAATATGAAAAATGAAAGGTTTGAAGACAAGCAAAGCAAATTGCCTCTGTTAGTTTATATGTCACGCGAAAGGCGACCGTCGCGCCCTCATCGTTTCAAGGCCGGAGCTTTAAATGCTCTC CTTCGAGTTTCAGGGGTAATGAGCAATGCACCATATATGCTTGTGTTGGATTGTGACATGTATTGTAATGACCCTTCCTCTGCAAAACAAGCCATGTGTTTTCATCTTGATCAAAACATTTCTCCTACTCTCTCTTATGTACAATTCCCTCAAACTTTTTACAACGTTAGTAAAAATGATATCTACGATGCTCAATCAAGATCCGCTTACAAG AATAAGTATCAAGGCATGGATGGAGTAGGAGGGACTGTTTGTGCAGGCACAGGCTATTATTTGAAGAAAGAAGCATTATATGATAGTCCAAATAACCAGAATATGACTCCACTTTTTCTAAAAGCTCAATCTGAGTACAAGTGGGAATCACTAATGTTTCAATCAG AGGAGTTACTTCAAGAGGCAGAAGAAAAGTTTGGTGCTTCTAGAAAGTTCATTAATTCGATTAACTCTTTCAATGATCAAAGAAAAGGAAGGGAGATTCTATCTAATGAGATTATAGATGAAGCTAAAACTCTAGCTTCTTGCACCTTTGAAGAAAATACAAGTTGGGGCGAAGAA ATCGGATACTCGTATAATAGTTTACTCGAGAGCTCTTACACGGGGTATCTATTGCATTCTAAAGGATGGAAATCTGTTTATCTTTATCCAAAGAGGCCATGTTTCCTTGGTTGTAGCACCATTGATATGAAGGATGCTTTAGTTCAACTAATGAAGTGGGCTTCTGGATTAGTACAAGTTGGTCTCTCAAAGTACAGTCCTCTCACTTATGGAATGTCAAGAATGCCTTTAGTCCAAAGCATGTGTTATGCATATTTCATGTTCTCACATTTTCTCTCCATTCCTTGCTTCCTTTATGGCATTGTTCCACCATTATGCTTCTTGACTGGCACTTCAGTGTTTCCCAAG ATGACAAGCCCATGGTTTGCACTATTCACAACTATATTCTTATCATCTCTGGCTGAACATTTATACGAAGTCTTGTCTAGTGGTGGCAATTTAAGGACTTGGTGGAATGAACAAAGAATTTGGATAATAAAAACAGTCACAGCTTGCTTATTTGGATGCTTAGATGTTTTAATGAAGTGGCTAGGTGTTGCAAAGGCAAATTTCAGGTTAACAAACAAAGCAATTGATGAAGAGAAACTAAGGAAATATGAGAAGGGTAAATTTGATTTCCAAGGTGCTAAATTGTTTATGGTTCCTTTGACATTTTTGGTGATGTTTAATTTGGTGTGTTTTACCTTTGGAATGAAAAGAATGGTCTCAGAGGGGAATTTTGAAGAAATGTTTGGACaaggttttctttctttttatgttttagttCTTAGTTATCCTATATTAGAAGGATTAGTATCAAAGAAAGCCAAGTAA